The following are from one region of the Osmia bicornis bicornis chromosome 8, iOsmBic2.1, whole genome shotgun sequence genome:
- the LOC114873749 gene encoding reticulocyte-binding protein homolog 1-like isoform X3: MGRKRRRNHWRRQWKSITQIKQDISVNENSLKKGYIKNKYKEILGSKEPIVLLKKLPIKEILLPRLINQNSQNNIIKQNYEQKPEHSNQKLNSVKPMPHTPDTSRSKNLSSSWGILHDTDLKEKALKNDTKLKICLNKIKLCDRNLNVISPSDKLKTVHKNDLKQKVQHTQVGRKPKTIINNKFKSKQNQKTYRNLDINENESLHGSSFFNFDSLSHSDVDLSDRIFVKNYIMNRYLADLERSSTLNNIVKETNECCMNSEKENLSLKNVEKDVTNSVCDTLDQNVKKVKKLPTIIREDILPKYSVKLRLSKQEVNQPCNEGAKFHSNDISNEINFQDSGCSTVVPKKSNITHITECLEINKKQSLNLKRKFVIPKMQKKNADFDKDDKEVDKENNKNTLFYKNTLTDLFKQNCLNFDQDTNSQPSKKIKLDNNKWLQNSINFELNNNGIIPQMTTSSGLNNVELNSEEVVTEIDETKSKTDKGIPDFMKQNQIESVVGIQDCNSLQNTKEPEEVASNACELPKKKQYPTSVEEDDDDDDRISLFADSEIIKEYGCSTPSPAHEKPYYMTDKSFDNYYKSNKSEFNEMYENNNVSNTTNEIKFQPRLKSTNSRKNTVNQNYLLRTVFAGSCYKMIQTGTCYNNMCQFSHGFLYTMNLLYRNEEQTFFLVLEELVSNGHIRFIQRIFKELAHNCASDIFYVIKIAKRLFELNSITNEITTDITQCLRTTRRSLNIISDRLATLVNEYDFKFINWILSISQSFIEFGTYWDTFRSLLLKTTYLEPRIVEIILQECIVTRRHLRDININIICKLETNVYSKINEQLLLNFNNLIKCNENNSGIKQNVTAETKTLQQKDISSKTNKEDNNNNNNKNTGNDQNVIIRVNTNFETVHKTPISFEANNEDAENGNTSLTLHPIDGLAEPSSALGRRKFFPFYQEVHRLQEGLENNDYDRVMKILNSVQKNQGTLFANACYQILSKKIIRSHHHLSKLIPYTVRTGATKVLYKILLEVAISILAHLTAENYWVLAYTLLKNVYVLLKYKINVHRLDATTIMLFAEIYLANQQPIKALKLLKQSNIILSCRSQWNVRSTEQDSYLRTQVISLLLDELCELFPEHGFTLFRILITEQFSNFYPIDLASFANKIVSVLIQKEYYEYVIDAGILVDDQSFTLNTITFRALIAILVNLDMQLAKQLYRKAMNLGIYSRPRFQPITFLIIDSDWTSEEMYLGIFNLMKQLLLNIGHAIERVSPRQLSVYLIFESIPLENQLNYDTGKNQCNKTVEASRLLMQQMLKQKFDPPILMMKTNKDKVCRLNNKSVLAYLQTEHYE; encoded by the exons ATGGGGAGAAAAAGGAGACGAAATCATTGGCGCCGGCAATGGAAATCTATTACACAGATTAAACAAGATATATCTGTTAATGAGAACTCATTAAAGAAGggatatatcaaaaataaatataaagaaatcCTAGGTTCCAAAGAACCTATTGTTCTTCTAAAGAAACTACCAATAAAAGAGATATTATTGCCTAGACttataaatcaaaattcacaaaataatATCATTAAGCAAAATTATGAACAGAAACCAGAACATAGCAACCAAAAATTAAACAGTGTCAAGCCTATGCCTCATACACCAGACACAAGTAGATCTAAAAATCTATCCAGTTCATGGGGAATACTACATG atacagatttaaaagaaaaagcattaaaaaatgatacaaaatTAAAGATTTGTTTAAATAAGATTAAACTGTGTGatagaaatttaaatgttataaGCCCTtctgataaattaaaaactgttcataaaaatgatttgaaaCAGAAAGTTCAACATACCCAGGTTGGAAGAAAGCCTAAGactattataaataataaatttaagagTAAGCAAAACCAAAAGACTTACAGAAATCttgatataaatgaaaatgagaGCCTACATGGaagttcattttttaattttgatagtTTGTCACATAGTGATGTAGACCTTTCAGAtagaatttttgttaaaaactATATAATGAATAGATATTTGGCAGATTTAGAAAGATCAAGCACTCTTAATAATATtgtcaaagaaacaaatgaatgttgtatgaacagtgaaaaagaaaatttatcattgaaaaatgtagaaaaagaTGTAACAAATTCTGTATGTGATACTCTTGATCAAAATGtgaaaaaagtaaagaaattaCCAACCATTATTAGGGAAGATATATTACCAAAATACTCTGTTAAACTCAGATTATCAAAGCAGGAAGTAAATCAGCCTTGTAATGAGGGTGCTAAATTTCATAGCAATGATATAagtaatgaaataaattttcaagattctGGTTGTTCTACAGTTGTTCCAAAGAAGAGTAACATTACACATATAACTGAATGTTTGGagattaataaaaaacaaagtttaaatttaaaaagaaaatttgttataCCCAAAATGCAGAAAAAAAATGCAGATTTTGATAAAGATGATAAAGAAGTTGataaagaaaacaataaaaataccttattttacaaaaatactttaacagatttatttaaacaaaattgtttaaactttGATCAAGACACTAATAGTCAGCCttcaaaaaaaataaaattggatAACAATAAGTGGCTTcaaaattctattaattttgaattgaatAATAATGGAATAATCCCTCAAATGACAACATCAAGTGGTTTAAATAATGTTGAATTAAATAGTGAGGAGGTAGTTACAGAAATTGATGAAACAAAGTCGAAAACGGATAAAGGTATTCCAGATTTTATGAAACAGAATCAAATTGAAAGTGTTGTGGGTATTCAGGATTGTAATTCACTACAGAATACAAAGGAACCTGAAGAAGTAGCATCAAATGCTTGTGAATTACCTAAGAAGAAGCAGTATCCAACCTCAGTAGAAGaggatgatgatgatgatgaccGTATTTCTTTGTTTGCAgattcagaaataataaaaga gTATGGTTGTTCAACTCCCTCTCCAGCGCACGAAAAACCATATTATATGACTGATAAGTCGtttgataattattataaaagtaacaaatctgaattcaatgaaatgtacgaaaataataatgtaagTAATACTAcaaacgaaataaaatttcaaccaAGACTAAAATCAACAAACTCAAGGAAGAATACAGTAAACCAAAACTATTTACTCAGGACTGTATTTGCAGGAAGCTGTTATAAAATGATACAGACTGGCACATGTTATAATAATATGTGTCAGTTTAGTCACGGT TTTCTGTATACTATGAACTTATTATATCGTAACGAGGAGCAAACGTTCTTTCTCGTGTTAGAGGAATTAGTATCAAACGGTCATATACgttttattcaaagaatattTAAGGAGCTAGCACATAATTGTGCTTCTGACATTTTTTACGTGATAAAAATAGCAAAAAGGTTATTTGAATTAAACAGTATAACTAATGAAATAACAACTGATATCACTCAGTGCTTAAGAACAACGAGAAGATCTTTAAACATAATTAGCGATCGATTAGCCACTCTTGTAAACGAGTatgatttcaaatttataaattggATCCTGAGTATTTCACAAAGTTTTATCGAATTTGGTACATACTGGGATACTTTTAGAAGTTTACTGCTGAAAACAACATATTTGGAACCACGGATTGTAGAGATTATTTTACAAGAATGTATCGTTACAAGAAGACATCTTCGCGATATAAATATCAACATTATATGTAAACTCGAAACCAATGtttattctaaaataaatgaacaattattattaaattttaataatttaatcaaatgTAATGAGAATAATTCGGGGATAAAGCAAAATGTTACAGCAGAAACAAAAACATTACAGCAGAAAGATATTTCTTCCAAAACGAACAAagaagataataataataataataataaaaatacaggAAATGATCAAAATGTAATAATTCGTGTtaatacaaattttgaaacagTTCATAAGACACCTATTTCTTTCGAAGCAAATAATGAAGATGCAGAAAATGGAAATACTTCTTTAACATTACACCCGATAG ATGGTTTAGCAGAGCCTTCTTCTGCACTAGGAAGGCgaaaattttttcctttttatcaaGAAGTTCACAGGCTTCAGGAAGGACTTGAGAATAATGATTATGATCGTGTTATGAAAATCCTTAATTCAGTTCAAAAAAATCAAGGAACGCTTTTTGCAAATGCATGTTACCAAATTTTATCCAAAAAAATAATCCGTTCTCACCACCATCTGAGTAAACTGATTCCATACACAG TCCGAACTGGGGCAACAAAAGTACTGTACAAAATACTGCTTGAAGTAGCAATTTCCATTTTGGCCCATCTGACTGCAGAAAATTACTGGGTGCTAGCATATACATTGCTTAAAAATGTATATGTTTTGTTAAAATACAAGATTAATGTACATCGATTAGATGCGACAACTATTATGCTATTTGCGGAGATTTATTTAGCAAATCAACAACCCATAAAAGCTTTAAAATTACTCAAAC aGAGTAATATTATTCTCAGTTGCCGTTCCCAGTGGAATGTACGAAGTACAGAACAGGATAGTTATTTGAGAACACAAGTAATATCTTTACTATTAGATGAACTTTGTGAACTGTTTCCAGAACATGGATTTACTCTTTTTAGGATTCTAATCACGGAGCAGTTCAGTAACTTCTATCCAATAG ACCTTGCGAGTTTCGCAAATAAAATCGTGTCGGTACTCatacaaaaagaatattacGAATACGTTATAGATGCTGGAATATTAGTTGATGATCAATCATTTACATTAAATACAATTACATTTCGGGCACTGATTGCTATATTAGTTAATCTGGATATGCAATTAGCTAAACAATTGTACCGAAAAGCAATGAATTTAGGGATATATTCTAGACCTCGG TTTCAGCCAATAACATTCCTCATCATAGATTCGGACTGGACAAGCGAAGAAATGTATCTTgggatttttaatttaatgaaacaaCTCTTATTAAATATTGGACATGCAATTGAGCGTGTTTCTCCGAGACAGCTGTCGGTATATCTTATTTTTGAA AGCATCCCCTTAGAAAATCAGCTTAATTATGATACCGGAAAAAATCAGTGTAATAAAACGGTCGAAGCAAGCAGGTTGCTAATGCAACAAAtgttaaaacaaaaatttgatcCGCCTATTTTAATGATGAAAACAAATAAAGACAAAGTATGTAGACTGAATAATAAAAGCGTTTTAGCGTATTTGCAAACTGAGCATTATGAATAA